DNA from Aggregatimonas sangjinii:
ACAGCCAATAGGCCGTCTGATTCCACAAAGCTATCTGGAAAACCGTGCACAAGTCCGGTCATCACCCCCATATCGACTACCTGCCCCAACGCGAACATATATCCGGCATCGGCTCCGACCATAACACTTGAAATATTATTGAAATCGTTATAAGGAAGACCTGCCTGAATGCCCAATTTAAAACCTTCCTGCGCGTAGGCGCCCATTCCGGACAGGGTGATGAGTAGTATAAAAAGTACTTTTTTCATGGCTTTGGTTTGATTTGTACTCCAAACCTAAAACCTTCCTTGCTGGAATTTCAATTTTTGTTGTAAAAGTGGTTAAAATGGATGTGGAGGGTGAAGAAATTGATATGATGTCTTTTTGTCAAGTATGAATAACCTATAGTAAACCTATCCCTAGATGGTTAGAGCCTCAGCAAGGTCATGGGGAAAATACTTTTTTGACCCGCCAAACGTTAATTGACTACCACCCAAGCAATACGTCAAGATGAAAACCTACACTTTTGCACTTCTGCTTTTATTTTTATCTTCCTGCACCAAGGATAATTCCGAACCTATCGCAACCGAAGAGGAAAAGAATACTGATTTCATCTCTAATTTCGATGATTTCGATGGTAGTGGTCCGCTGGTCGGATACACTACCAATAACGAGTCCGCCTTACCACAAGTAACGCAATCCGATAATAGGTATCACGCCTTGCTTACGGATAATACCAATAACATTACTTTACATTTCAACGAGGTACAGGGAAGATTGGATGCCAAGCTATTGTCATTCCCTTTCGAATTTGTAGCACGAAATATAGGAATCGGTACGGTTTCGGATTCTCAGACAGCCCCTGCCTCAGATGAAAATCCTTATATTTTTTCAGGTGTACAGGTACATGTAGCGAATTTAAATTCTGTCAACTCATCACACGTCGTGGTTGGTCACAGGGGGCCTACGGGCTTCACAATTGAAGGAAAAAATACGTTAAACGGTGCTTCTTCTGTAAATGACACAGGTGAAAACACCGCTCCTAGCGGTAGAGCGGACATTAGGATAGTCGGAAATGAAGATCGTACTTTAACCGTATACTGGCAAACTCCCAACGTCAATTATCAAGAAAACCTTGATAATTGGACAATGTACAAAGGCACCGGCAAGCTACCCGGGACAGCCCCAGAGTACGGAAATTCAGTCTACGTAGGGCTTATTACCTATGCATTTGGCACTAAGGGCATTCCTTTTGTAGGCACCTGTGATGCTATCGAGATAAATAGCGTACCAGACTGATTGCCTTCCTACGACCACATTGCATTTACTTGCTCAGATACATTTTTCTACGCCCGTACAAATCGTAGAAATCATCGTCTTTTAGGCTATCGATAAACAATATGCTTTCGCCCGTACTTTTCATTTCAGGACCTAAATTCTTGTTTACGTTCGGGAATTTGTTGAAAGAGAACACCGGTTGTTTGATGGCAAAACCTTCCAATTCCGGTTTAAAATCGAAATCCCTTACTTTTTTCTCCCCCAACATCACCTTGGTCGCATAATTTACATACGGTTCTTTGTATGCTTTTGCAATAAAAGGTACGGTACGGGATGCCCTTGGGTTGGCCTCAATGATATAGACCGTATCGTCCTTAATGGCAAATTGTATATTGATCAAACCGACTGTATTCAAGGCTAAAGCGATTTTTTTGGTATGGTCCTTTATTTGTTGCATAACGAACTCGCCCAGATTAAAAGGAGGAAGCGTCGCATTGGAATCACCCGAATGAATTCCACAAGGCTCGATATGTTCCATGATACCGATGATATAAACTTCTTCCCCATCACAAATGGCATCGGCCTCTGCTTCGATTGCCCCATCCAAATAATGGTCTAACAGCAATTTGTTGTTCGGTATTTTACGAAGCAAGTCCACGACATGTGCTTCCAATTCCTCTTTGTTGATTACGATTTTCATCCCTTGCCCACCCAAAACATAAGAAGGCCTGATCAATAAGGGGAAATCAAGTTTATCGGCCAGTAGCAAGGCTTCGTCTGCCGTTTCGGCCACTCCGAATTCAGGGAAAGGAATATTGTTTTCCTTCAACATTTCAGAAAAGCTACCGCGATCTTCGGCCAAATCGAGCGATTCGAAACTGGTGCCGATGATTTTGATTCCGTATTTCGAAAGTTTTTCAGCCAATTTCAAAGCGGTTTGTCCGCCTAATTGTACGATAACGCCTTCTGGCTTCTCATGCCGAATGATATCATAAATATGTTCCCAAAAAACCGGTTCAAAATATAGCTTATCCGCCGTGTCAAAATCGGTGGAGACCGTTTCGGGGTTGCAGTTGATCATGATGGTCTCGTATCCACATTCCGCGGCAGCTAGCACCCCGTGAACACAACAATAATCGAATTCGATGCCCTGCCCTATTCTATTTGGACCGGAGCCCAGCACAACGATTTTCTTTTTATCGCTAACAATACTGTCATTGGCGACATAGCGTTCCCCATCGGGCGTCTCGATTTCGGCTTCGAAAGTAGAATAATAATACGGTGTCATAGCCTTGAACTCAGCTGCGCAGGTATCGACCAACTTGTACACACGGTTCACGTTCAATTCTTCCCGTTTGTTATAAACCTCGCTTTCGTAGCAATCGAGCATGTGTGCGATTTGTCGATCGGCGAATCCCTTTTGTTTGGCTTCCAACAACAAATCCTTCGATAAACTGGCAATAGTATATTTAGAGATTTCCTTTTCTAGGTGATGCAGTTCTTCGTATTGTTTTAAAAACCACATGTCTATTTTCGTAATCTCATGGATACGACTCAGCGGAATCCCCATTTGAATCGCATCGTAGATAACAAAAACCCTATCCCAGCTCGGAACGGTCAGTTTTTGAATAATCTGCTCATAGTCTTTGTAGCCCTTTCCATCGGCTCCCAGGCCGTTTCTTTTGATTTCGAGTGATTGTGTGGCCTTGTGTAATGCTTCTTGAAAAGATCGCCCAATACCCATCACCTCGCCAACCGATTTCATTTGAAGTCCCAAGGTTCTATCGGATCCTTCGAACTTATCGAAATTCCAACGAGGAATCTTTACGATTACATAATCCAAAGTCGGTTCGAACAGGGCCGAGGTAGATTTTGTAATTTGATTGTCCAACTCATCCAAAGTGTACCCTATTGCCAGTTTTGTGGCGATTTTCGCAATGGGATATCCAGTGGCTTTTGACGCCAACGCCGAGGAACGTGAAACCCTAGGGTTGATTTCAATCGCGATGATATCTTCCT
Protein-coding regions in this window:
- the carB gene encoding carbamoyl-phosphate synthase large subunit, with protein sequence MPKREDLKSVLIIGSGPIVIGQACEFDYAGSQSLRSLREDGIETILINSNPATIMTDPSMADYVYLKPLTTKSIIEILKKHPNIDAVLPTMGGQTALNLCIEADEKGIWDDFDVDMIGVDINAINITEDREKFRELMLEIGVGMAPQATATSFLKGKEIAQEFGFPLVIRASYTLGGAGASIVYDPKDFDELLSRGLEISPIHEVMIDKAMMGWKEFELELLRDRNDNVVIICAIENMDPMGIHTGDSITVAPAMTLSDKTYQKMRDMAIHMMRSIGDFEGGCNVQFAVSPDEKEDIIAIEINPRVSRSSALASKATGYPIAKIATKLAIGYTLDELDNQITKSTSALFEPTLDYVIVKIPRWNFDKFEGSDRTLGLQMKSVGEVMGIGRSFQEALHKATQSLEIKRNGLGADGKGYKDYEQIIQKLTVPSWDRVFVIYDAIQMGIPLSRIHEITKIDMWFLKQYEELHHLEKEISKYTIASLSKDLLLEAKQKGFADRQIAHMLDCYESEVYNKREELNVNRVYKLVDTCAAEFKAMTPYYYSTFEAEIETPDGERYVANDSIVSDKKKIVVLGSGPNRIGQGIEFDYCCVHGVLAAAECGYETIMINCNPETVSTDFDTADKLYFEPVFWEHIYDIIRHEKPEGVIVQLGGQTALKLAEKLSKYGIKIIGTSFESLDLAEDRGSFSEMLKENNIPFPEFGVAETADEALLLADKLDFPLLIRPSYVLGGQGMKIVINKEELEAHVVDLLRKIPNNKLLLDHYLDGAIEAEADAICDGEEVYIIGIMEHIEPCGIHSGDSNATLPPFNLGEFVMQQIKDHTKKIALALNTVGLINIQFAIKDDTVYIIEANPRASRTVPFIAKAYKEPYVNYATKVMLGEKKVRDFDFKPELEGFAIKQPVFSFNKFPNVNKNLGPEMKSTGESILFIDSLKDDDFYDLYGRRKMYLSK